From Candidatus Gracilibacteria bacterium:
AATAAAAAAATTGATTGAATCCTTAAAGATTACCAAAAAAGATGTCAATATTATCATTCCTGATAGCCTCACATATAGTCAGATAATATCGATGCCTCTCCTCAATGAAAAAGAGCTCATTACGGCTATTAAATACCAAGCAGACCAATTTATCCCTATGCCAATTGAAGAAACAAATATTGATATTGAAGTAATCAGCGAGGATCAGGTAGAAAAAAAAGTTCTTTTGTTGATCGTAGCAGCTCCAAAAAAAGTGGTTGAACGCGTTCAAACAACGGTTGAATTGGCAGGTCTTAATCCTGAATCAGTTGAAAACGAACTTAGTTGTACCGCACGTTTTGTCAATAATTTTAATAAAAATATTATAAATCAATACAAAATAAATCAAACCCAGGGACTTGTAGTTGCAAATTTTGATACCAATTCTACTTCCTTATCATATTTTTCACCTCAAGAACTGATTGTTAAAGAAGTTCACAACCTATCAATCGGTTACCAACTTTTTTTGAAGGAAACTCAAGTAAATACCGCTACT
This genomic window contains:
- a CDS encoding pilus assembly protein PilM, whose product is MADKYFCLDIDEKFTKVVDANKVGDTLEIMALGKAVTPDFFYTSNLEKNIENQVNQIKKLIESLKITKKDVNIIIPDSLTYSQIISMPLLNEKELITAIKYQADQFIPMPIEETNIDIEVISEDQVEKKVLLLIVAAPKKVVERVQTTVELAGLNPESVENELSCTARFVNNFNKNIINQYKINQTQGLVVANFDTNSTSLSYFSPQELIVKEVHNLSIGYQLFLKETQVNTATDIKKSEEMLKNYDKNNPSSYSLEKIVQPLVKEFSTELKLFISKYNPATVLFTNKIFLYPSLVTNLTEELGLPINIFEPSLLLKKSQLTETYKNELSVFIPGIGGNMR